One window of the Salmo trutta chromosome 35, fSalTru1.1, whole genome shotgun sequence genome contains the following:
- the LOC115175134 gene encoding protein max isoform X3, which yields MSDNDDIEVDSDADKRAHHNALERKRRDHIKDSFHSLRDSVPALQGEKVGREVASLLRDARPSTGTSAGGIVALSDQSIKQASRAQILDKATDYIQYMRRKNHTHQQDIDDLKRQNALLEQQVRALEKVKGSTQLQASYSSSDSSLYTNPKGSAVSAFDGGSDSSSESEPEEPPAPRKKLRVEAS from the exons GCTGATAAACGGGCACACCACAATGCACTGGAGCGCAAGCGTAGGGATCACATCAAAGACAGCTTTCACAGCCTGCGAGATTCCGTGCCCGCCTTGCAAGGGGAAAAGGTTGGTAGAGAG GTGGCGTCACTCCTACGCGACGCTCGTCCCTCAACAGGGACCAGTGCAGGCGGAATCGTCGCGCTATCTGAC CAATCTATCAAACAGGCGTCCCGAGCTCAGATCCTAGACAAAGCCACGGACTACATCCAGTACATGAGGAGGAAGAACCACACACACCAGCAGGACATCGACGACCTGAAGAGGCAGAACGCTCTGCTGGAGCAGCAAG TGCGTGCCCTGGAGAAGGTGAAGGGTTCGACGCAGCTTCAGGCCAGCTACAGTTCTTCAGACAGCAGCCTGTACACCAACCCTAAAGGCAGTGCTGTGTCCGCCTTCGACGGCGGCTCTGACTCCAGCTCCGAGTCCGAGCCAGAGGAACCCCCCGCCCCCAGGAAGAAGCTCCGCGTGGAGGCCAGCTAG
- the LOC115175134 gene encoding protein max isoform X6 yields MSDNDDIEVDSDADKRAHHNALERKRRDHIKDSFHSLRDSVPALQGEKVGREQSIKQASRAQILDKATDYIQYMRRKNHTHQQDIDDLKRQNALLEQQVRALEKVKGSTQLQASYSSSDSSLYTNPKGSAVSAFDGGSDSSSESEPEEPPAPRKKLRVEAS; encoded by the exons GCTGATAAACGGGCACACCACAATGCACTGGAGCGCAAGCGTAGGGATCACATCAAAGACAGCTTTCACAGCCTGCGAGATTCCGTGCCCGCCTTGCAAGGGGAAAAGGTTGGTAGAGAG CAATCTATCAAACAGGCGTCCCGAGCTCAGATCCTAGACAAAGCCACGGACTACATCCAGTACATGAGGAGGAAGAACCACACACACCAGCAGGACATCGACGACCTGAAGAGGCAGAACGCTCTGCTGGAGCAGCAAG TGCGTGCCCTGGAGAAGGTGAAGGGTTCGACGCAGCTTCAGGCCAGCTACAGTTCTTCAGACAGCAGCCTGTACACCAACCCTAAAGGCAGTGCTGTGTCCGCCTTCGACGGCGGCTCTGACTCCAGCTCCGAGTCCGAGCCAGAGGAACCCCCCGCCCCCAGGAAGAAGCTCCGCGTGGAGGCCAGCTAG